The Prunus dulcis chromosome 3, ALMONDv2, whole genome shotgun sequence genome segment attaatttatgtgtCGTTTTAAGATTAGTGTTAAACCTTTTGAATTTAgagtttatattgaaaaaacaattaagcCATGGTCTAAAACAACGAAACTTTTTATAATtagtgttattttttttttaattgaactCGATGTTGCCCTTTCTCAATATCActtataaaatagaaaaaactTATTCTTATTTAGATACGTAAATTGTCTTGAACATTTCATTCGTTTTTATAAACATTTGATTGCTAATTACAAATTGagatttgtattaaaaaaaaggatttaaCTCCAAGTTTACAAGTTATAGGCTAAACTATAAGGATATggaggtttctcacacacacattaTCAAGTTGTAATTGGGAGTTGGAATCTGAATGCTACGTGGgtccttttaaatttttttgaaataaatagtatagccgcgcggctatactattttaatattatatttaaatagtacgaccgcgcggctatactatttatgaaaaaaataataaataaaagggacCCGCCTATCGCCTACAAGCTTCGCCTTTTTCCATCCCGTTGGCAATTTGGCtccaattttattaatttttattttcggTGAGAGTTGGCTTCAATTAGAAGTGTCTCAGTGCCTCACCCTTCAAGAAGGCGTCCGAGAAAAACCCAATTAGCCAAACCTCCACCACATACAAAGTCGCAAACGCCACTGTCACGCTCAAACTCTCCCCGTAGCTCACAACCCTTTGAAGTATACATCTTCATACTCACTTTCAAAGAAGATCCAGATGTTAATTCTTCAGAGAATGgccacttcttcttctttcctttcaaCCCCTCTCCTAaaggcttcttcttcttttcccaCCCATTTCCTTTCCCCTCTTAAACACTGCGTTTCAGCACCCAGCACAGAGTTCAGGGCTCTTGCTCTTTACAGGAACAGAAATGGAGTCTCCACGTCTTCGGCGGCTGTGGCTACGGAGACTCAGGTTTCGACCCAAGACGACAAATTGAAAGAGACCCAGAAGGAGAAATCTGATAAGCTAGAGAAAGTCGTGCTTCCAACCAACGAGTCCTCTGAGAGCCTTCTCAGAATTCGCCACACGGTTTTGTACtttgcttttgaattttttcttcttcttttcttttgatggGCCATtctatttcatatattttttaattgggtTTTTGGTGGTTTATGCTGTTCTTTTGGTTGCTCTATTGGTTTTAGTTGTTTGGTTATTATGCTAATGTGAGTGTCATATTGAACTAGAGGTACATTCAGTTTGAAATTTCTGAACTTTTAGGTGCTCGGGAAGTAATGCTTTTTAAAGTTGTATGTTTTTGTACCACCacttccaaattccaattctGTGTTATTAATTGTCACCTAGAATAGTTCTATCCATTTTGTTATAGAAAAATGAGGAAGTGAGAAAGAGGGACCAAAAAAACCATAACTTTTGGGTAATTTGATTGTTTAGGACTGAAAAAAATGGTTCTACAAAGTAGATAAGCtggggaattttttttttcttctggagTTGGGAATTTGAGAAGATACTTGGGTTTTATGTCTTATGTATAGTGTTAACTATATTTCTTTCCATGAATGTCCTGAGAATTTGGTATCAAGGGTGCCTTTTCCGTTGTTATGAGGATGAAATGCTTATATCTGCATCACTGCAGTGTGCACACGTGATGGCCATGGCTGTTCAAAAGCTCTTCCCAGATGCAAAAGTGACAATTGGTCCGTGGATAGAAAATGGGTTTTACTATGATTTTGACATGGAGCCTTTGACAGACAAAGAGTTGAAGAGAATCAAGAAGGAGATGGTAAGCGGAATTTATGTATCAGTTATtatatttttaccaaacttttgGAACCATGAAAGCATTGCAAACTATTCATTAGCCTTTTTATGTCGTTTGTAGGATCGCATCATTGGTAAAAATTTACCACTTATAAGAGAAGAAGTTTCAAGAGATGAAGCTCAGAGAAGAATAACTGCTCTCAATGAACCatacaaattggaaattttggaTAGCATTAAGGAAGATCCCATTACCATATATCATATTGGTAAGGGTTTCACCATTTTAAGCCTCAATGTAGAATCAAAGGTGATGATTTCATATGCAGGAACTGTTCATAAATGATTTactaaataaagaaaacaaattaatcaGCTATTTCTTTTGACCTACACAGTGGTATGTACAGTGGTATGTTTTGAGAGTCAGAAGATAGAAATTTATAGGAAGACAAAttggtgaaagaaaaaaagagaggacaGGGGTGTGCTCAGGGAAAAAGATGTTGTTGGTGCAAGTGTTCTCATTAAAATTAGTTACTGATATGAGGATCTTATCCGAGGAATCTGTTGCTCGGGCTAATTAAACTATGCATATGTTTATACATTCGCATGCACTcggatttgattttgttttgaactAGCATCTAGTTAAATTAGAATGTCTTTGATGTCATAATCCCTTAAGTTATACTAAATCCTTCATAGGTAATGAATGGTGGGACCTATGTGCGGGACCTCATGTTGAATATACTGGAAAAATTAACAGAAAAGCTGTTGAACTTGAGTCTATTGCTGGTGCTTACTGGAGAGGGgatgaaaagaaacaaatgctGCAGAGGATCTATGGAACTGCATGGGAGAGTGAAGATCAATTGAAGGCATATCTTCATTTCAAAGAGGAAGCTAAACGTCGAGATCACAGGCGCCTTGGTCAAGTACTTGACCTGTTTTCTATACAGGTACTCAAATTGAATTGCACTGAATCTCTTTATGCTGTTTATACAGGTTTAACAGCAGTGTGATTAATTGTAATCATCTGGTATGAGGATTCTTGCATTGAACATTTTAGTTGGTGAATTTTTACAGAATGATGCTGGTGGGGGTTTAGTGTTCTGGCATCCAAAGGGTGCTATTGTGAGGCATGTAATAGAAGATTTGTGGAAAAAGATCCACATAGAACGTGGTTATGATCTGCTGTATACTCCACATGTTGCAAAGGCAGATCTTTGGCGGATAAGTGGTCATCTGGATTTCTACAAAGAGAATATGTATGATCAGATGAATATTGAGGATGAACTTTATCAACTTCGACCGATGAACTGCCCCTATCACATCTTGATTTACAAGAGGAGGCCTCACTCTTATCATGATTTTCCTATTCGAGTTGCTGAGTTGGGAACAGTATATAGATATGAGTTATCTGGAAGCTTACATGGCCTTTTTCGTGTAAGAGGTTTTACTCAGGTATGCTGTTAGTTTCTCCCCTCCCTCTCTTGGCCTGTGCTATGAAGTGTATTTTGTTTAACCTCAGGACCATTTTGTAGGATGATGCACACATCTTTTGTCTAGAAGATCAGATTAAAGATGAAATCAGGGGTGTCCTAGATCTTACCGAAGAACTTTTACTGCAATTTGGCTTCAGCAAATATGAAGTCAATCTCTCTACGAGGCCAGAGAAATCTGTTGGAGATGATGATATATGGGTGAAAGCAACATCTGCCCTCAGAGATGCTTTGGATGATAAGGGTTGGAGCTATCAAAttgatgatggtggtggtgcCTTTTATGGTCCCAAGATTGATCTTAAGATTGAAGATGCTCTTGGAAGGAAGTGGCAGTGCTCAACTATACAGGCAAGTCCTCAACTTGTGACAGGCCGAATTTTaatgtgtgttttttttaaaaaattggcagtctctccatctctctgtCTCATTTTGTAAAATGTTCATTGGAGATTctaagcattttttttttgaattgatCATACTTCATGGATATGTTTAATTGACTAAAACcactttattattttctttttaaattgtttgatcttaaaaaaaaaaaaaaaaaaaaaaaaaatttaccatTCCACAAACTGTGCAGGTTGATTTTAACCTACCACAGCGTTTTGACATAACATATGTTGACTCAAACTCGGAAAAGAAGCGGCCTATAATGATTCATAGAGCTGTTCTTGGGTCCTTGGAGCGTTTCTTTGGAGTCCTTATAGAGCATTATGCTGGGGATTTTCCATTATGGCTTTCGCCAGTACAAGCTCATGTTTTACCGGTTACTGACACTCAGGTACGCAAAGTAGGTTGCACATTTAATGTTTCAAAAAACTCAACCCTCAACACCTATGTACTCTTTGGTTTCCCCATGAAATTTGAATGGCTGAACTTACATAGGATCAGTATACTTAATTCATTTATCTCACGAGTGATTGGCCATACCATGAATTACAAACTTGTAATTCATTCAAAATATATTGTTTACGAGGGTATACACTCCAACGCTGCGAAGTGATGGATCAATTTAAAATGACGTGCAAAGGGGCCATTCAAATTTCTTTACACAAGCAAACCAACGTTAAAGTCAATGTTCCTTGTGTTCCTAACTTCTATTATCTAGGAATTGAGAcagtcattttattttattttttgttgctatGAGATGATTATCTTTGCATTGAAGCAAAAGTTTAAATTTCTGTACAGCTTGATTACTGCAAAGAGGTAACCAACAAACTGAAAGTAAATGGTATTCGCGGTGAACTTTGCCACGGTGAACGCCTACCAAAACTGATTAGAAATTCAGAGATGCTGAAAATCCCATTGATGGCTGTTGTCGGTGCCAAAGAAGTTGAAACTGGCACTGTTACAGTAAGATCCAGGTTTGGTGGGGATCTTGGCACTATGGCAATTGATGATTTTGTCAGTACAATCAAGTCGGCCATTGAAAGCAGAGCGTCAATTTGAAGTGCTTGTAGTTGCTGAAGGGTGGTCATCCTATTGATTTTGAAAGGTTTCTAGTCACATGAAAAGGCAAAAACGAAGCAGAGTTGATAACTAGGAGCAATTTTGTTGCATTTGTCCTGTACCATAGTAGCATTGTACCCATTTATTGTTTAGTCAGTGCCGAGATGGATTCATCATATTGAAAGATTCATTTGCAGTGAGAGCTTGAAGTTGGCAACGATGCAGAAAGGTAATCAAAGCTTGAATCTTGTCAAAGAGCTCATGCTTCCCAAATTCATTACAGGTTGCACTTATATTTGTATGTATTCACAGACCAAGGGGCAATAATGTCAGCCAGACGTCGATTAAAAGTTTACCTGGTTTGCGTTTGGAACTGGATGGCCTGATGaaacattgttttttttttctttctttctcttttcataCTTCTTTTATACCTATCGACGTTGATGTTTTCTTGCTgtactttgaaaaaaattaacagTCGATGATGACTTTTTAGTGGAAGGGTGATAAAAGATTGATTGTGCATACAAGGGGTTTGTGTGGCTCAATTTCAAACCTTTCATTTATTTGATCGAGTGGTCCTAACATTATTTATTAATGTCCAAGCCATAGAGCTTTCCAGGATAACCATTCAAAATATCCAATTTGCGTGGTGATATGAGACTTTCTAATGTGCATTAAATGTAATAGAGCAATGAATTAATAAGCTTTACCCTTGTTGGAGGCCAATAAGCTCTTCCACACACGTAGGTTCTCAGAAAAAGCTAGACATGCATATTTGTACATGTGAGAGGTTAGAGGTGCAAAAGCCTGGTTAGCAGGTAAATTAAGAAACTATAGCACCTAAAGTTGGAGGATAATTTGAGGAGTTGAAGAAATCatcaccaaaaaaatgagGACCTCATAGATTTAGTCCACATAAAATTAGGTTCAAGATTTTGTGGTTTTCAGCTTCCTTAACTACACTACATAACGAAACTCTTCATTGAAAAAGTACTCGAGGTTATTAGAATTTAGAAGCTCAAACTTGTTATACGAAAGAAGCCTCACATGGGTTCAAAATTTATTCTTGGAACTacattctttttgttcttgatATCATTTTCCATAAAAGCCAGAGCTGCAGATTTTGATATCAAGAAGTATGGAGCCAAGGCTGACGGCAAGACAGATGATAGCCAGGTAAAACTTTTGTGCACATTATACAAATGTGATATTTCTCTTCCCAGATATTTAGTACGTTGTAAATGTTGTCAAACTATGAATGCGGGCGTATATCTTGACATCTTAGTAACCTTTTGAGTATGCTATTGATTTTAGGCTATTAATAGTGCTTGGAAAGAAGCATGCGCATCCACAACTCCGAGCACGGTTGTGATAGCAAAAGGAAACTACATGGCTGGTCCAGTGAAGTTTCAAGGGCCCTGCAAAGCACCGGTTAGCATTCGGGTTGAAGGAACCCTGCAGGCTCCGGCAGAGCCAGAAAAGCTCAAGTCACAAGATGGTTGGGTTGTTTTCCGAAATATTGATGGGTTAACAGTCTCAGGAGGTGGCACTTTTGATGGCCAAGGATCAGTAGCTCGGTCCAAAAATGATTGTGCCAAAACTGGAAAATGCAACTCACTGCCTATAGtaagtttttgaaatttgaagtccCCGTTTTTTGGATCAATTTCTTGTGAGCTAGAAACAGAGGCTAACAAATAGAATTTGCTCAATTGGGTTCCTTGAACGCAGAACATAAGATTCACAGGGCTTACCAATTCACACATTCAAAACATAACAACTTTGAACAGCAAGCTGTTCCACATAAACGTCTTGAACTGCAAAAACCTGACACTTCAACATGTGATCATCACCGCCCCTGGTGAAAGCCTAAACACAGATGGAATCCACATTGGCCGGTCATCGAACATCAACATCACCGGCGCAGAGATCAAAACCGGCGATGATTGCATCTCTCTTGGCGATGGAAGCCAGCAAATAAACATTGAAAAGGTGAAGTGCGGGCCGGGCCACGGTATCAGCATTGGGAGCCTAGGCAGGTACCATGATGAACAACCTGTCACAGGAGTCACAGTGAGAAACTGCACCATATCAAACACTTCAAATGGCGTGAGGGTCAAGACATGGCCAGCTTCTCCAAATGGTGTGGCCTCAGATTTGCACTTTGAGGACATAATTATGGAAAATGTGAAGACCTCCCCTGTTCTTATAGACCAAGAATACTGTCCAAATGGCCAATGCCAAGCAAAAATCCCGTCGAAAGTTAAGATCAGCAATGTGAGCTTCAAGAACATTAGGGGCACTTCTGCTGATCCTGTTGTTGTGAAGCTTGCTTGTAGCAAAGGCATTCCTTGCCAGAATGTGCAAATTAGTGACATCCATTTGACATACAATGGGAAAAATGGTGCTGCCACATCTGTATGTACTAACGTCAAGCCCACTATGACTGgccaaatttttccacctgcttGTGCAAAGACTGCAGCTTAATTTGCTGCAGCTTTAAGGTGATTTAATTGCATCTTAAAGAGATGATTAAAAGAAATTAGTAGGAATTTAGATGAAAATAATCTGCAGGGCGCCCCTTCCATGCTCAATTGGAATGGTGGGTGGTGGACTACACATATGCAACAGTATAGATGTCATCTTCTGTATACATGTATTATGGATTTAGATTAATGTACTATTGTTATTCATGGGAAAGAAATAGTAGAGAGATGTA includes the following:
- the LOC117620976 gene encoding threonine--tRNA ligase, chloroplastic/mitochondrial 2 isoform X1 produces the protein MLILQRMATSSSFLSTPLLKASSSFPTHFLSPLKHCVSAPSTEFRALALYRNRNGVSTSSAAVATETQVSTQDDKLKETQKEKSDKLEKVVLPTNESSESLLRIRHTCAHVMAMAVQKLFPDAKVTIGPWIENGFYYDFDMEPLTDKELKRIKKEMDRIIGKNLPLIREEVSRDEAQRRITALNEPYKLEILDSIKEDPITIYHIGNEWWDLCAGPHVEYTGKINRKAVELESIAGAYWRGDEKKQMLQRIYGTAWESEDQLKAYLHFKEEAKRRDHRRLGQVLDLFSIQNDAGGGLVFWHPKGAIVRHVIEDLWKKIHIERGYDLLYTPHVAKADLWRISGHLDFYKENMYDQMNIEDELYQLRPMNCPYHILIYKRRPHSYHDFPIRVAELGTVYRYELSGSLHGLFRVRGFTQDDAHIFCLEDQIKDEIRGVLDLTEELLLQFGFSKYEVNLSTRPEKSVGDDDIWVKATSALRDALDDKGWSYQIDDGGGAFYGPKIDLKIEDALGRKWQCSTIQVDFNLPQRFDITYVDSNSEKKRPIMIHRAVLGSLERFFGVLIEHYAGDFPLWLSPVQAHVLPVTDTQLDYCKEVTNKLKVNGIRGELCHGERLPKLIRNSEMLKIPLMAVVGAKEVETGTVTVRSRFGGDLGTMAIDDFVSTIKSAIESRASI
- the LOC117620976 gene encoding threonine--tRNA ligase, chloroplastic/mitochondrial 2 isoform X2, producing MLILQRMATSSSFLSTPLLKASSSFPTHFLSPLKHCVSAPSTEFRALALYRNRNGVSTSSAAVATETQVSTQDDKLKETQKEKSDKLEKVVLPTNESSESLLRIRHTCAHVMAMAVQKLFPDAKVTIGPWIENGFYYDFDMEPLTDKELKRIKKEMDRIIGKNLPLIREEVSRDEAQRRITALNEPYKLEILDSIKEDPITIYHIGNEWWDLCAGPHVEYTGKINRKAVELESIAGAYWRGDEKKQMLQRIYGTAWESEDQLKAYLHFKEEAKRRDHRRLGQVLDLFSIQNDAGGGLVFWHPKGAIVRHVIEDLWKKIHIERGYDLLYTPHVAKADLWRISGHLDFYKENMYDQMNIEDELYQLRPMNCPYHILIYKRRPHSYHDFPIRVAELGTVYRYELSGSLHGLFRVRGFTQDDAHIFCLEDQIKDEIRGVLDLTEELLLQFGFSKYEVNLSTRPEKSVGDDDIWVKATSALRDALDDKGWSYQIDDGGGAFYGPKIDLKIEDALGRKWQCSTIQLDYCKEVTNKLKVNGIRGELCHGERLPKLIRNSEMLKIPLMAVVGAKEVETGTVTVRSRFGGDLGTMAIDDFVSTIKSAIESRASI
- the LOC117620985 gene encoding exopolygalacturonase clone GBGA483-like, with protein sequence MGSKFILGTTFFLFLISFSIKARAADFDIKKYGAKADGKTDDSQAINSAWKEACASTTPSTVVIAKGNYMAGPVKFQGPCKAPVSIRVEGTLQAPAEPEKLKSQDGWVVFRNIDGLTVSGGGTFDGQGSVARSKNDCAKTGKCNSLPINIRFTGLTNSHIQNITTLNSKLFHINVLNCKNLTLQHVIITAPGESLNTDGIHIGRSSNINITGAEIKTGDDCISLGDGSQQINIEKVKCGPGHGISIGSLGRYHDEQPVTGVTVRNCTISNTSNGVRVKTWPASPNGVASDLHFEDIIMENVKTSPVLIDQEYCPNGQCQAKIPSKVKISNVSFKNIRGTSADPVVVKLACSKGIPCQNVQISDIHLTYNGKNGAATSVCTNVKPTMTGQIFPPACAKTAA